In Coleofasciculus sp. FACHB-T130, one DNA window encodes the following:
- a CDS encoding DNA-directed RNA polymerase subunit omega, which produces MQKRFKFDTTEVLLRAEELVSAASNRYRITVQVANRAKRRRYEDFDNVDDPMMKPVLRAILEMSDELTQPEIIGD; this is translated from the coding sequence ATGCAAAAGCGTTTCAAGTTTGATACAACCGAAGTTTTACTCCGGGCTGAAGAGCTGGTGAGTGCTGCTTCCAATCGCTACCGGATTACCGTTCAAGTAGCGAATCGCGCTAAGCGCCGTCGCTATGAAGACTTTGATAATGTTGACGATCCGATGATGAAGCCAGTGCTGCGGGCGATTCTGGAAATGTCCGATGAGCTAACGCAACCGGAAATTATTGGCGATTAG
- a CDS encoding DUF1818 family protein, giving the protein MERLIKSGVGWRIGWNPNTSEFKGLVGGDDWAIELTEAELNEFCRLLAQLAESMSQIATELMDEEKIACETESDLLWMEVEGYPHAYSLRFILHTGRRGEGSWNEAAVPGLMQAAQMLKVF; this is encoded by the coding sequence ATGGAACGTCTCATCAAAAGTGGAGTTGGCTGGCGCATTGGCTGGAACCCTAACACGAGTGAGTTTAAAGGGTTAGTTGGTGGGGATGATTGGGCGATAGAGCTGACAGAGGCAGAGTTAAATGAGTTTTGTCGCTTGCTGGCGCAATTGGCAGAAAGTATGAGCCAGATCGCGACTGAGTTGATGGATGAGGAGAAAATCGCCTGCGAAACTGAAAGCGACTTACTTTGGATGGAAGTGGAGGGCTACCCCCATGCTTACAGCCTTCGCTTCATTCTCCACACGGGACGGCGGGGTGAGGGTAGCTGGAATGAGGCAGCAGTACCGGGTTTGATGCAAGCGGCTCAAATGTTAAAGGTTTTCTGA